The DNA window GCGGGCTTCCTGGTGGAAGGCATCCACCTGCGCAGCAACGGCTTCAAGGAGCTGGACGGAGGCGGCACCACGGGCTTCCGTCGCAACGAGTGGATGGCCAAGGGGCGCTATCGCCTGGTGCCCGAGGGCGCCGTTCGCCAGACGCTCAACCTCAAGCTGGGCTACTCCGACGAGCTCTCCAACGAGACGTACCTGGGCCTGTCGGACGAGGACTTCCGCGCGAACCCGCTGCGCCGCTATGCCGCCAGCGCGCTGGACCAGATGAAGTGGCACCGCACCCAGGTGGCGGTCAGCCACGTGCTGGAGTCCGGCTCGCTGGCCATCACCACGACGGCCTACCGCAACGACTTCGCGCGCGTGTGGCGCAAGGTGAATCGCTTCGGCGGCGCCACCATCGCCAACGTGCTGGCCGACCCGACGAGCGCGCGCAACGCCATCTACTACGGCGTGCTCACCGGGCAGCTCGACACGTCGTCCACCCAGGACACGTTGTTCATCGGCCCCAATGACCGCACCTTCGTCTCCCAGGGCGTCCAGAGCGTCGCGCGGTGGAACACCACCACCGGGCCGGTGAGCCACAGCATCGAAGTGGGCGCGCGCTTCCATTTCGACAGCATCGACCGGAAGCACTCCGAGGACGCCTACCGCATGATGGGCGGCGAGCTGGTCCGCGCCGGTGAGCCCACCGTCACCACCGCGAGCAACGAGGACTCCACCCACGCCGTCTCGCTGCATGTGACGGACGCCATCGCCTGGGGCCCGGTCGTCCTGACGCCGGGACTGCGCCTGGAGGTCATCCGCTCGCGCTCGTATGACCGGCTCAAGGGCACGGACAAGAGTGGCGCCCTGGAGGTGCTGATGCCCGGCATGGGCGCCTATGGCGCGGTGACGCCCAACTTGGGCTTCTTCGCGGGGGCGTATCGCGGCTTCTCGCCACCGTCGCCGGGCCAGCCGGACTCGGTGAAGCCGGAGAAGAGCATCAACTACGAAGGCGGCGCCCGCTGGACGCGCCGGGGCGAGCGCTTCGAGGTCGTCGGCTTCTTCAACGACTACACGAACCTCACCGCCATCTGCACCTTCTCCGGGGGCTGCGTGGACGAGGACCTGGACCGGCAGACGGACGCCGGACGGGCTCAAATCTACGGACTGGAAGTCTTCGCGGAGAAGACGTTCCGGCCCGGCGGGGGCATGACGTTCCCGCTCTCGGCCTCGTACACGCTCACGAGCACCGAGCTGCTGAACGACTTCCGCTCGGCGGACCCGCAGTTCGGCGCGGTGAAGGCTGGAGATGAGCTGCCGTACGTGCCTCGCCACCAGGTCTACGCCTCGGCGGGCGTGGAAGGTGCGCTGGGCGGCGTGTTCGTCAGCGCGCTCTACGTCGACAGCATGCGCGAGAAGGCCGGGCAGGGTGAGGCCGCTCCAGGAGAGCGGACGGACTCGCTGCTGACCTTCGATGTCAACGCGAACTGGAACTTCACGCGTTGGGGACAGCTCTACCTGAGCGCTCGCAACGTGCTGGACGCGGAGGACATCGTCTCGCGGCGTCCCTACGGTGCTCGCCCGAATGCGCCGCGCACGGTGATTCTGGGCTTCAAGCTCGCGCACAACTGAGTGGCGAGAACCCGCGCGCCCTGGCTTCCGCTGCCAGGGCGTGCCGTGGAGGCTCAGAGGTAGAAGCGGTCCGTCACGCCCGCGGTGCGCTGGAGGATGGCGCTCCAGCCCAGCCACAGCTCGATGCCGCTGCGAGCCGTCTCCGACTCGGCCCCCAGCGCGCCGAGCGAGCCCGTGCAGCCGGCCAGCGTGCACAGGCCCGACTCCTTCAGGTGCTCCAGCAGCGCGCGCAGCGTGGGCATGCCGCGCGACTCGAAGCGCTCGGAGATGTCGTCGCGGCCCTTGAAGTCCGGCTCGTCCAGCGAGCCCTTCAGGAACCGCTCGAGTGCCCACCAGAAGAGGTACACCTCCGCGCGCCGCCCAGACGCGGTCGCCGCGGCGGCGATGGACAGTCCCTGGTGGACCCGGTCGTAGTCTCCGCTGTGCAGGAAGACGACCACCTTGGGCGATGCGGGCGCGCTCACGCGGGGCCTCATACCGTCCAGCAGCCGCATCCGTCCATTGGCGTCCCGCAGCGAACCGCTCGGGGTCCTTTGGCTTGCGCCTCTCCCCTGGCGCTTGCTAGGAAACCCGCGCCCCTTCAAGCACTTACAGGACTTGAGGGTTTTCGGGACGGACCGGCTCAGACATGGTCGAGGACACCACAGCACGGCGGAAAGACGCTCACCTCGACCTGTGCGCCAAGGGCGAGGTGGAGCCCGTCGAGAACAGCACCCTGCTGGAGCACGTGCATCTGGTCCATTGCGCCATGCCGGAGATGGCCGTGGAGGACGTGGACCTCTCCACGCCGTTCCTGGGCAAGCGGCTGCGCTACCCGTTGCTCGTCACCGGAATGACGGGAGGCACCGAGCGGGCAGGCGCGGTCAATCGTGACCTCGCCCTGCTCGCCGAGCGCCACGGCCTGGCCTTTGGTGTGGGCAGCCAGCGCGCCATGGCGGAGGACGCGGCGAGGGCGGTGACGTTCCAGGTGCGACAGGTGGCCCCCACGGTGGCGCTGCTGGGGAACATCGGGATGTACCAGGCGGTGGGGCTGGGCGTGGACGGGGTGCGGCGGCTGATGGATGCGATTGGCGCGGATGGAATCGCGCTGCACCTCAACGCCGGGCAGGAATTGACCCAGCCGGAAGGCGACCGGGACTTCCGAGGCGGTTACGAGGTGGTGCGGGCGTTGGTGGGAGCGCTGGGCGAGCGGCTCTTGGTGAAGGAGACCGGGTGTGGCATTGGCCCGGAGGTGGCTCGGCGGCTGGTGGAGCTGGGGGTGCGCAACCTGGATGTTTCGGGGTTGGGTGGCACTTCGTGGGTTCGCGTGGAACAGCTTCGGGCCTCGGGCGTACAAGCCAAGGTGGGGGCGGAGTTCAGTGCGTGGGGGATTCCCACGGCGGCGGCGGTGGCGACGGTGCGCGCGGCGGTGGGGGCGCAGGTCCGACTGGTGGGCAGTGGTGGGATTCGCACGGGGCTGGAGGTGGCGAAGGTGCTGGCGCTGGGTGCGGACCTGGCGGGCATGGCGCTTCCCCTGTTCCGGGCGCAGCAGGAGGGCGGGGTGGAGGGAGCGGAGCGCGCCTTGGAGGTCATCCTCACGGGGCTGCGGCATGCGCTGGTGCTGACGGGGAGCAGGAGCTGCGCCGAGCTTCGGCGGCGGCCTCGGGTGGTGGGTGGGGTCTTGAAGGATTGGATGGCGGCGCTGTAGTGCGGGTGCTCGCCGACGCGGGAAAGAAGGAAGACTCAATATGTCTGAGACGGTGACGTCCCGGCTCGCCGGGTTCCACAAGCTGCCGATGGACGAGCGCCTCGCGCAGCTCGCCCGCATGTTCCGGCTGTCGCCCGGTGACTTGGAGCAGCTGCGTGGGACCGAGGCCCTGCAGCCGGTGCTGGCCAACCAGATGATTGAGAACGCGGTGGGGACCTTCTCCCTGCCGCTGGGCCTGGGGCTCAATCTCCAGGTCAACGGGCGCGACTACCTGGTCCCCATGGCGGTGGAGGAGCCGTCCGTGGTGGCCGCGGTGTCGTTCGCCGCGAAAATCGTCCGCGAGGCCGGTGGCTTCATCGCCGAGGCCGACGAGTCGATGATGATTGGCCAGATCCAGGTCACCCGGTACGGCGACCCGACCGAGGCCTCGGAGAAGATTCTCGCGCACAAGGAGCAGCTCCTCGCGCTCGCCAACAGCTTCCACCCGGCCATGGTGGCCCGTGGCGGTGGCGCCAAGGACGTGGAGGTTCGCGTCCTGCCGGCCCCCGAGGGACCGCGCGGCGAGCCCCTGCTCGTTGTCCACATCCTCATCGACACGCAGGAGGCGATGGGGGCCAACCTCATCAACACCGTGGCGGAGGGCGTGGCGCCGCTGGTGGAGCAGATCACCGGTGGCAAGGTGTACCTGCGCATCCTCTCCAACCTGGCGGACCGCCGGCTGTCGCGCGCGACGTGCCGCATCCCGTTGTCGCTCCTGGCGGACTTCGAGATGCCAGGTGAGGTCATCGCTGAGGGCATCGCGCAGGCGAGCCGCTTCGCGGAGGCGGACCCGTACCGCGCGGCCACGCACAACAAGGGCGTGATGAACGGCATCGACTCGGTGGCCATCGCCACCGGGCAGGACTGGCGCGCCATCGAAGCGGGGGCGCACGCGTTCGCCTGCCGCGGCGGCCAGTACCGTCCGCTGTCGACGTGGTACCTGGAGGAAGGGCACCTGGTGGGCCGCATCGAGCTGCCCATGGCGCTGGGCATGGTGGGTGGGCCCATCAAGGTGCACCCGGGCGTGCAGCTGGCGCTCAAGCTCGTGCGCGCGACGAGCGTGCGGGAGCTGTCCATGGTGTTCGCGGCGGTGGGCCTGGCGCAGAACTTCGCGGCGCTCCGGGCGCTGGGGAGCATCGGCATCCAGAAGGGCCACATGGCGCTGCACGCGCGCTGCGTGGCGGTGACGGCGGGCGCGCGCGGGGACTGGGTGGAGAAGCTGGCGGACCTGCTGGTGAAGGCGGGGCACGTGAAGGTGGAGAAGGCGCGGGAGATTCTCGCCAGCCTGTCCGCCGAGGACGCCGCGGCAGCCACGGGTACGACTCTCTGAGCGCCGTGGCCACCGGAAACTCCCTGTCCACGTTTGGCGCTGGCAAGGTCATCCTCCTGGGTGAGCACAGCGTCGTCTATGGCCACCCCGCGCTGGCGGGCCCGCTGTCCCAGGGCGTGAAGGCGCGAGGCGTGCCGGCGAAGAAGTGCCAGCTCGTCCTGCCCTCCACGCTGAGCCGGGCGCAGCGGACGCTGCTGCTGGGGGCGTTCAACCGCGCCGCGAAGCTCGTCGGCGAGCCACCCGTGAAGGTGTCGTTGGACCCGGAGCTGCCGCTGGCCGTGGGCCTGGGCAGCTCCGCCGCGTTGTCCGTGGCGTGCGCGCGCATGCTGCTGCTCGCCGCGGGCAAGGCGCCTTCGTCCAAGGAGGCCGCGCGCCTGGCGTGGGCGATGGAGCAGGAGTTCCACGGCACGCCCTCCGGCGTGGACCACACGACGAGCGCGGAGGAGCAGCTGCTGCTCTACCGCAAGCAGCCAGGTGCGTCCTCGGTGGGGAAGGGCAAGACGGTGGACAGCCCGCGCGCGCTGAAGGTCGTGGTGGCGCTGGCGGGCGAGCGCAGCCCCACGAAGAAGACGGTGGCGGCGTTGCGGCAGCGGCAGGCGCGCTGGCCGGAGCGCTACCAGCGCATCTTCAAGGAGATGGGGAAGCTGGCGTCGGAAGGCGCGAAGGCGGTGGAGGCGGGTGACCTGGAGGCGCTGGGGGACGCGATGAACGTCAACCAGGGGCTTCTGTCGGCGCTGGGCCTGTCGTCGACGCCGTTGGAAGAGATGGTGTATCGACTGCGGAGCCTGGGCGCGCTGGGCGCCAAGCTCACCGGCGCGGGTGGGGACGGCGGAGCCGTGGTCGGTCTGTTCACTGATCCTGAGTCCGCGGTGGTTCAGCTCACCCGGCAAGGTGTGCGCTGCTTCAGCAGCCAGCTCGCGGGTCCGCGGGCGTTGTGAGAGTTCCCATGAAAGCAACAGCCCTGGCGCATCCCAACATCGCCCTGGTGAAGTACTGGGGGAAGCGGGACGACGCGCTGATTCTTCCGCACCAGTCCAGCCTGTCCATGACGCTGTCGCCGCTGTCGGTGACGACGACGGTGGAGTTCGGCGTGGCGACGGACGCGGTGGACATCAATGGCCACACCGCGAAGGGCAGCGAGCGCGAGCGGGTGCTGAAGCTCCTGGAGTCGGTGCGCGCGCAGACGAAGCAGGCGCTGGGGCCCGCGAAGGTGGTGTCGCGCGGAGATTTCCCCATGGCGGCGGGACTGGCGAGCAGCGCGGCGGGCTTCGCGGCGCTGGCGGTGGCGGGGCGCGCGGCGGCGGGGCTCCCGTCGGATGCGCGCGCGGCGAGCATCCTGGCGCGACTGGGAAGTGGCTCGGCCTGCCGCAGCGTGGAGGGTGGCTTCTGCGAGTGGCTGCGCGGCGAGCGTCCGGATGGCGAGGACAGCTATGCGGTGCAGCGCTTCGATGCCGCGCACTGGCCGGACCTGCGCATGGTGGTGGCCGTCGTCGACCGGGGCGAGAAGGACGTGAAGTCCCGCGACGGCATGAAGCAGACGGTGGAGACCAGTCCGTACTACCCGGCCTGGGTGCGCGACGCGGAGGCGGAGGTGCCTCGAGCGCGCGAGTTCATCGCCCGGAAGGATTTGCAGGCGCTGGGCGAGTTGTGTGAGCGCAACGCGTGGCGGATGCATGCCACGTCGCTCGCGGCCGACCCCCCGCTCTGCTACCTCAACGCGGGCACGCTGGGGCTCATCCAGCAACTGCGCGAGGCGCGCAAGAAGGGCGTGCCCGTCTGGTTCACGCTGGACGCGGGACCCAACCCGGTACTGCTGACGGACGCGGCGCACGAGGTGGCGGCGGAGGCGCTCGCGCGTGCGTGTGGCGCGCTCGACGTGGTCCGCTGCGTGCCCGGTGGCGACGCGGTGCTGAAGCAGGAGCACCTGTTCTGATGGACCGCGCCCTCTCGGCGCCGGGCAAGCTGTTCGTCTCCGGCGAGTATGCGGTGCTGTGGGGCGGGGTGGCGCGGGTGGCGGCGGTGGCTCCCCGCACCGCGGCTTATGTGCGGCGGCGCGAGGATGCGCGCGTGCACGTCTGCATCGAGGAAGGGACGCTGGCGGGCAGCGTGACGCCCAAGGGTGTGCGCTGGGCTCGCGAGGTGCCGCAGGGCTTTCTCTTCGTGGCGCGTGCGCTCGACGAGGCCCTGCGCGCGCATGGCCGCGCGAGCCAGGGCTTCGACCTCGCGATTGCGCCTTCCGCGGTGGGCCCCAATGGCCAGAAGCTGGGCATGGGCGGCAGCGCATGCGCGACGGTGCTCGCGGCCGAGGGCGCGCGCTATGTGCTCGAGGAGCGCCACGACACGCTGAAGCTCGCGCTCCTGGCGCACACGCTGGGGCAGGGCGGCAAGGGCAGCGGCGGCGACGTGGCGGCGAGCTTCGCGGGCGGAGTGCTGCGCTATCGACGCTATGATGTGTCGCCCCTGGTCGACGCGAGCAATGGCGGGCGGCTGGGTGCGGCGCTGGCCGAGTCACCTTCGGTGGACGTGTGGCGTCTGCCCACGCCTCGCGTGGCCATGGCCTATGCCTTCACGGGCGAGAGTGCGTCCACGAAGGTGCTCATCGGCCAGGTGGAGGCGCGGCTGGAAGAGGTGGGCCGTCGGGCCTTCGTGGCTCGCTCGGACACGGTGGGGCAGGCCGTGGAGGACGGGCTCGCGGGCGGAGACTTCCGAGGCTTCACCGAGGCCGTGACGGCGCAGCACGCGTTGTTGTTGGAGCTGGGCCCGTTGGAGACGGAGGCCATGCGGCGCGTGCTGTCGATGGCGTCGGCCTACGGCTGCGCGGGAAAGCTGTCGGGTGCGGGGGGCGGCGACGGCTGCATCCTCTTCGCGCCGGACGTGGAGGCTCGCGCCGAGCTGTGCAAGGGACTGGAGGCTCGCGGCTTCCACACCCTGCTGCTGGAACCCGAGCCCGGAGTCCGCGGAGAGACTCACGTGGATGCCCGGCTTCGCGCGTGGATGGACGCGCTCGTCTGACTCAGAACATGTGGCCGAAGGTGACGTAGACGCGCTGGCGTCCCGTCTCCGTCGAGCGCGCGTAGTCCAGGCGGACGATGGCGGCGCGCCGGGACAGGCGCACGCCTCCGCCGATGCCCGGGTGCCACTCGTGCCACTTGCCGTCGGAGACGCCCGGGTGCCAGACGCGGCCCAGGTCCAGGAACATCACCGCGCCCACCTTCATGCTCTTGCCGAACACCTGGAGGTTCGCGGCGTGGAAGCGCAGCTCCGTGTTGGTGAACGCCTTGATGTTGCCGGAGAAGCGGTTGCGCTCGATGCCGCGCACGCTGCTCATACCGCCAATGCCCTCGGACACGTTGACGCCGCCCGTGTTGCTCCACTCGAAGAACGGGACGTCGCCAAAGAGCATGTCCAACGTCAGCCGCTGCGCCAGCGTCAGGCGCGATGACAGCCGCACGTAGCGGCGCTCGCTCAAGGTGATGCCCGCGTACTGGTAGCGGCTGCCCGTGGCCTGTCCGGAGACGCGCAGCGCAATCTCCTCCACGCCGCCTTCCAGCGGGTCCGTCTCGTCGTCGCGGGTGTCCCACAGCGCGCCGACCAGGAGCTGGCCAGTGGAGCCGCCCTCGATTCCGAGCGGACGCTGCTGCGTCAGCATGGAGTGGTCATACGCATCCACGCTCGTGTATCGCCACGCGTAGCCGACGTAGGACTGAAGCGGATGCTCGGGGCCGAAGGGGCGGCCTCGCAGCCGGAACCACGCGCCGGGCGCTCCCTTGTCGAAGGCGTAGCGCTCATTGTCCACGTCGCCACGGAAGTCCGGCGCGGACAGATTGCCCGCACCGAAGAAGGGGCTGCGCAGCTCCCGCTTGTACTCGAGCCCGGCCTCCAGCCGCAGCGGACCGATGAGCCGAGGTCCGTCGTAGCGCAGGTAGTGGCTCTGCACGCCTCGGCTGCTGAACAACACCTGCGCGCCGATGCCGTGCGCGTACGGAGTCTTGCCCGGGCCGTACAGGTAGATGCCGCCTACCGCGCCGTAGCTCAGTCCGTGGTCTGAGCTGAACGTCATCATCGGCAGCGCGATGATGTCCGAGCCGGAGTCCGTCTGCGTGGGGGGCAGTCCTGGCGCTGGCCGGGAGGGCGACTTCACCGGCGCGGCGGCAAGAATGACGAGCAGGACAGCGGGAAGGAGCATGGGGACCGTGGTGACGCGTCACTGTGTCGGAACCATCCCGACAGAAGGACGGCGCTACTTGCCCGCCTGCATTCCAGGAGGGCTGCCTTCGACTGAAGGCGGCCGTCCCCCCAAGTGCTCATTTTGGCTGCTGGGGGAGGGGAGTCGTCAACGTGAGTGCTGCCATGACTCCAACTTCTGGGATGTGGGCACGTACGCTTGCACGGCGGATTCGTTCGAAAGTTCCGCCCGTGGCGGCGCCTGGGCGCCGGAAGCTGTTGATTGTCCACCTCGACGGCGTACCCAAAGCCCTTCTGGACGAGGCGATGGTTGGCGGGCAACTGCCGTTCTTCTCCCGACTCATCCGGTCCGGCGAGTTTCTCCTGGATGACGCCTTTTGGGGTTCTCCGACCTCGACGCCGTACTTCCAAGCGGGGCTCCTGTACGGGCTGCGGCACTCCAACCTGCCGGCGTATTCCTGGTTCGACCGGGAGCTGGGACGCGAGCTGCGGATGAACGTGCCCGCGGACGCGCTGGAAATCGAGCGGCGGCTGCGGGGCACCGGGCGCGACAGCCTGCTGGATGGCGGCGGCCATGGGTACTTCACGCTGTTCCGTGCGGGCGCGGAGAACGCGCTGAGCATGAGCACGCTGGGCAGCCTGAAGCTGATGGCCCAGGGCTTCTCCTACGAGATGATGGGGCTGGCCGCGGGGAGGACTCGAAGTGTCTGGTCCTTCCTTCGCTCGTTGGGCGTGGACGCGTGGCAGTCGGCGCGCGAGATGATGCGCTGGGCTCGAGCGTTGGGGAACTGGAGCCACGAGAGCGCCTTCCTCGTCAGCCGCATCTTCTTCCAGCGGTTGGGGTGGAGCTTCGCGCACACCAAGGCCCTGGTGGACATGGCGCGCGGCGTGCCCGTCATCTACCTGGTGTACGGCAACTACGATGAGACGGCGCATCGCCGAGGTCCGCGTTCGACGCTGGCGCGCTCGGAGCTGCACCGCGTGGATGCGTCCCTCGCGGAGCTCCACGCGATGGCGCGCTCGGTGGAGCAGCCCTACGACGTCGTCATCCTCTCGGACCACGGCCACGTGGACAGTGTTCCCCTGGAGCAGCGCCAGGGCGCGCGTCTGAAGTCCGTGCTCCTCGAGGGGCCCTCCGTGCCGCTCTCCGACGACGTGATGCGGGGCTTGTGTGACGGGCGCGCTCGTCCGGAGCGGGACGTGAGACCACGCGAGCCCTTCACGCCGGTGGTCGTCGAGTGTGGCAACTTCGCCCACGTCTATCTCTCCGGTGAGCGTGAGGCGCTGGAGGCGCGCGAGTTGTTGGCTCGCTACCCCGAGGTGCTGGCGCGCGCGACGCGAAACCCGGACCTGGGCCTGGTCGCGATGAAGCGAGGCCGCTCCGCCGTGGTGGTGGTGCAAGGCGGTGTGTACGGCCTGGAGGACCTGGAGCGTGCGCCCTTGTCCGCCGAGTTCAGCCGTCGCGCGGTGCGGGACTTCCTCCGAGGGTTGCCGTCCATGCAGACGGCGGGAGACCTGGTGCTCTTCGGTGAGGTGGTCCCCCGTGGCGGCACGGTGGGCTTTGCCTGGGAGTTCGGCTCACACGGCGGACTGACGCGCACGGAGGCCAACAGCCTGGTGTGCTGGCCCGCAAATGCACCGGTGGACCTGTCTGGCTTGAGCCACTGCGTGGATCTTCATGACCGGCTCGCCGAGGCCTACCTGGAGCCCGCGCGCCGCTTGCGGTGGGCCCCGTGAGCGCGAGGGCGGGCTGGAGAGCATGGCCTTCGTCGCGCGGTGGGGGACTCTCCAAGGTGTTGTTCGTGGTGCTGGGGACGCTGTTCTCCCTCGTCCTGCTCTCCACGGCCTTCTTCCGCTGGAATCCGCGCGGGCCGGGGCCGCTGCTGGTGCCGCGCTTCTCGTTCGCGGACTTCCTCGGTGATTTGCCTGGGCACCTCGTGTGGCTGATTCCCTTCGTGCTGCTCCAGGGAAGTGTCATCCCGCTGCGCGCCGTGCAGTGGCAGAGCACGCTGCGCAAGCGGGTGCCCTTCCGCGAGCGCTACCACCTGGTGGCCATCGGCGCCTTCGCCCACAACGTGCTGCCGGGGAAGCTGGGCGATGTGCTGCGCGCGTTCCTCCTGTCGCGCACGGAGCGCATTCCCTTCCTGCTCTGCCTGGGTACGGTGGCCGTCTGCAAGCTGATGGAGTTCGCCGCGCTGATGCTGGTGGTGTCCCTCTCCTTGCTCGGGCCCTTCGGCGACACGCTCTCCCGCTTCCAGGGACAGCTCCAGGTGGCTGTGTTCCTGTGCGTGGGGTTGGTGGTCCTCGTCGTGCTCCTGGCTCGAGGGGCCACGCCCCTGGCGGGCTACCTCCATCGCCGCCACCGCTTCCCCCGCCTGGAGGGCTTCCTCCACCACGTCAGTGACGGGCTGGGCTCGGCGCGCTCCTTCGGGGGCATGGCGAAGGTGCTCTTCTTCTCGATGGGGCCCGTGCTCGCGTCGGTGCTGGCCTACGGGCTGGCGCTCCAGGGGCTGGCCATCCCAGGGGGCCTCTTCGCGGGCGCCGTGGTGCTGGGCGCCATCTCCCTGGGACAGGCGCTTCCAGGCGTGCCCGCGGGCATGGGGCTCTACTACTTCGTCACGAGCTGGGCGGCGCGCAGCCTGGGCTCTTCACCGGAGGACGCGGCGGCCTTCGCCACGCTCACCCACCTGGGGACAGTGCTCAGCCAGGCCGGGGTGGGCGCTGTCTCTGTCTACGTCCGGAAGATTCGGATTCGAGATCTGCGGAAGGGCGGGAGCCTGGCGCGCGAGGCGGCGCAGCACGTGGCCCACGAGTCCGTCGAGCCCGCGCGAACGTGAGAACAGGGGGCCCAGAAACGCGAAAGGGGCCCCGGCTAAGAAGCCGGGACCCCTTATCGACTGTGCCCAGGAGAGGACTCGAACCTCCATGCCCTTGCAGGCGCTAGACCCTGAATCTAGTGTGTCTACCAATTCCACCACCTGGGCAGGTGGTTCACCGCCGCGCTGTGGGGCGCTGCGATGGGCCGGACATATAGAAGTACTGCCCCGCCCCGTCAAGAACTACGTAACAACCTCACTTCTTCAGCGGCCATTTCCCCTGGGCCTCGAGGCCGCGGCGGATGACCGGGTTCTCATCCATGAACGCGGTGAGGGACTCCTCGGTGATTTCGACCACGATGTCCTCCTGGGCGAGCTCCGTCTGGCAGCTCAACCGGGAGTACGGGCGCACGTCGAACCCCATGTCCAGGCGGTCCGCCTCCGCGTCCGTCTGCTCACTCAGCGAGTCGAGTCCCTTGCGCACCCAGATGTGACAGGTGGAGCAGCCGCAGACGCCGCCACAGCTATGGCCCACCTGGGCACCACACTGCTCGGCCGCGTCCAGAAGCGTGGTTCCGGCGGGCACGTCCGCGCTGACCTCGGCCAGCGGGCTCTTGAATGTCACCTTGGGCACGTCAGTATTCCTCCACCGAGTGGCCGGCCACGACCTGGGTGATGGCCTGGTTCATGACCCGCTCGATGAAGGGACGCGACGTCTCATCCAGCGCGTGAACCGCTTCCTTCAGCTTCAAGTAGTCCTGGCCCGCCGCCACCTCGCGCACCTTCGCCATGGCGGCGTCGATGGTGGCCTTCTCCTCACCCTGGAGGAGCGTGCCGTGCTCACGGAGCTGACGGTCGGCCTCGGCCAGTACCCGCTCGGCGTCCACGCGCTGCTCGCGGAGCTGCCGCGCCTGGATGTCGTCCTCGGCGTACTCGATGGAGTCGAGCAGCATCCGCTCAATCTCTTCTTCCGTGAGGCCGTGGCTCGGCTTGACGGTGATGGACTGGGCGGCGCCAGTGCTCTGCTCCTTCGCGGAGACGGAGAGGATGCCGTCCGCGTCCACCTGGAAGCGGACCTCCACCCGGGCCATGCCCGCCGCCAGCGGAGGAATGCCGGAGAGGGTGAAGCGCGCCAGGCTGCGGTTGTCCTCGACCAGCTCGCGCTCGCCCTGAACCACGTGGACGTCCAGCCCCGTCTGCCCGTCCTTGAACGTGGTGAACACCTGCGCCGCGGCGGTGGGGATGGTGGAGTTGCGCTGGATGAGCTTCTCGGTGATGCCACCCATCGTCTCGAGGCCGAGCGACAGCGGAATCACGTCCAGCAGCAGCACCTCGTCCTGTCGCGAATCGTTGGTGAGCAGGTCCGCCTGCACCGCCGCGCCCAGCGCCACCACCTGGTCCGGGTCGATGTCGCCCAGGGGCTCGCGGCCGAACAGCTCCGCCACGTACCGGCGCACCGCGGGCACGCGCGTGGAGCCGCCCACCAGGATGACGCCGTCCAGCTCGCCCGGCGCCACGCCCGCGTCCTTCATCGCCCGACGGCACACGAGGCCCGTCTTCTGTACGAGCGGCTGAATCCACGCGTCGAAGTCCGCGCGCTTCAGCGCATACGCCCGGCCGTCCACCGTGAGGGTCGTCTCCGCCACGTCGGTGAGCGACTCCTTGGCC is part of the Myxococcus landrumus genome and encodes:
- a CDS encoding hydroxymethylglutaryl-CoA reductase, degradative is translated as MGWRRCSAGARRRGKEGRLNMSETVTSRLAGFHKLPMDERLAQLARMFRLSPGDLEQLRGTEALQPVLANQMIENAVGTFSLPLGLGLNLQVNGRDYLVPMAVEEPSVVAAVSFAAKIVREAGGFIAEADESMMIGQIQVTRYGDPTEASEKILAHKEQLLALANSFHPAMVARGGGAKDVEVRVLPAPEGPRGEPLLVVHILIDTQEAMGANLINTVAEGVAPLVEQITGGKVYLRILSNLADRRLSRATCRIPLSLLADFEMPGEVIAEGIAQASRFAEADPYRAATHNKGVMNGIDSVAIATGQDWRAIEAGAHAFACRGGQYRPLSTWYLEEGHLVGRIELPMALGMVGGPIKVHPGVQLALKLVRATSVRELSMVFAAVGLAQNFAALRALGSIGIQKGHMALHARCVAVTAGARGDWVEKLADLLVKAGHVKVEKAREILASLSAEDAAAATGTTL
- a CDS encoding TonB-dependent receptor domain-containing protein gives rise to the protein MPVERGTTGQVDPAAISAPAVEPQPSAEVPTPAPAAETATVATPETPATPGDAPTVERAEGEAPAPTVEVVPEAESKKFESVVVGTSETRTSGSVHILKPAQMERYEKDDPSAVLMSVPGVYARGEDGFGLRPNVGLRGVNPDRSKKVTLMEDGVLFGPAPYSAPAAYFFPLITRMQSVRVLKGPSAIQHGPQTVAGSVEFITRDIPASESAWLDIAGGGYLYGKAHGVFGASTERAGFLVEGIHLRSNGFKELDGGGTTGFRRNEWMAKGRYRLVPEGAVRQTLNLKLGYSDELSNETYLGLSDEDFRANPLRRYAASALDQMKWHRTQVAVSHVLESGSLAITTTAYRNDFARVWRKVNRFGGATIANVLADPTSARNAIYYGVLTGQLDTSSTQDTLFIGPNDRTFVSQGVQSVARWNTTTGPVSHSIEVGARFHFDSIDRKHSEDAYRMMGGELVRAGEPTVTTASNEDSTHAVSLHVTDAIAWGPVVLTPGLRLEVIRSRSYDRLKGTDKSGALEVLMPGMGAYGAVTPNLGFFAGAYRGFSPPSPGQPDSVKPEKSINYEGGARWTRRGERFEVVGFFNDYTNLTAICTFSGGCVDEDLDRQTDAGRAQIYGLEVFAEKTFRPGGGMTFPLSASYTLTSTELLNDFRSADPQFGAVKAGDELPYVPRHQVYASAGVEGALGGVFVSALYVDSMREKAGQGEAAPGERTDSLLTFDVNANWNFTRWGQLYLSARNVLDAEDIVSRRPYGARPNAPRTVILGFKLAHN
- the mvaD gene encoding diphosphomevalonate decarboxylase; the protein is MKATALAHPNIALVKYWGKRDDALILPHQSSLSMTLSPLSVTTTVEFGVATDAVDINGHTAKGSERERVLKLLESVRAQTKQALGPAKVVSRGDFPMAAGLASSAAGFAALAVAGRAAAGLPSDARAASILARLGSGSACRSVEGGFCEWLRGERPDGEDSYAVQRFDAAHWPDLRMVVAVVDRGEKDVKSRDGMKQTVETSPYYPAWVRDAEAEVPRAREFIARKDLQALGELCERNAWRMHATSLAADPPLCYLNAGTLGLIQQLREARKKGVPVWFTLDAGPNPVLLTDAAHEVAAEALARACGALDVVRCVPGGDAVLKQEHLF
- the fni gene encoding type 2 isopentenyl-diphosphate Delta-isomerase, with protein sequence MVEDTTARRKDAHLDLCAKGEVEPVENSTLLEHVHLVHCAMPEMAVEDVDLSTPFLGKRLRYPLLVTGMTGGTERAGAVNRDLALLAERHGLAFGVGSQRAMAEDAARAVTFQVRQVAPTVALLGNIGMYQAVGLGVDGVRRLMDAIGADGIALHLNAGQELTQPEGDRDFRGGYEVVRALVGALGERLLVKETGCGIGPEVARRLVELGVRNLDVSGLGGTSWVRVEQLRASGVQAKVGAEFSAWGIPTAAAVATVRAAVGAQVRLVGSGGIRTGLEVAKVLALGADLAGMALPLFRAQQEGGVEGAERALEVILTGLRHALVLTGSRSCAELRRRPRVVGGVLKDWMAAL
- the mvk gene encoding mevalonate kinase, with protein sequence MATGNSLSTFGAGKVILLGEHSVVYGHPALAGPLSQGVKARGVPAKKCQLVLPSTLSRAQRTLLLGAFNRAAKLVGEPPVKVSLDPELPLAVGLGSSAALSVACARMLLLAAGKAPSSKEAARLAWAMEQEFHGTPSGVDHTTSAEEQLLLYRKQPGASSVGKGKTVDSPRALKVVVALAGERSPTKKTVAALRQRQARWPERYQRIFKEMGKLASEGAKAVEAGDLEALGDAMNVNQGLLSALGLSSTPLEEMVYRLRSLGALGAKLTGAGGDGGAVVGLFTDPESAVVQLTRQGVRCFSSQLAGPRAL